A stretch of DNA from Flavobacteriaceae bacterium MAR_2009_75:
AATAGCATCATAAATAATCGTATTTTTACCCCCTAACACAGACGGATAATGGGCAAGATAATTGCTATTGCGAACCAGAAGGGAGGGGTAGGAAAAACTACTACTACCGTAAATTTAGCGGCCTCTTTAGGGGTCTTGGAAAAGAAGGTATTATTAATCGATGCCGACCCGCAGGCAAATGCTACTTCTGGCCTGGGTATTGAAGTCGAAAACGTCGAACTCGGCACCTATCAATTACTAGAACTGACGACTGATGCCAAGGAAACGATTGTTGAGACCGACTCACCGAACGTAGATTTAATTCCCGCACATATAGATTTGGTCGCCATCGAAATTGAATTGGTCGACAAAGATGAACGGGAGTATATGATGAAGAAAGCCATATCTGATTTGCGAGATACTTACGATTACATCTTGATCGACTGCGCACCTTCACTAGGTTTATTGACATTGAATGCCTTAACAGCGGCAGATTCCGTAATAATTCCTATTCAATGTGAATATTTTGCTCTGGAGGGTCTTGGTAAATTATTGAACACCATCAAGAGCGTACAAAAAGTGCACAACCCGAACCTTGATATCGAAGGTATGCTATTGACCATGTACGATTCTCGTTTGCGCCTTTCAAATCAGGTAGTGGAAGAAGTTCGTAAGCATTTTGCCGATATGGTATTCGATACCATCATTCAGCGAAATGTACGCTTGAGTGAAGCACCAAGTTACGGGGAGAGCATTATAAAATATGATGCAAGCAGCAAAGGAGCCACCAATTATTTGAATTTGGCAAACGAGGTGGTGAAGAAAAATAAAGAAATAGCTTAATGGCGAAAGCAACAAAAAAACAGGCCTTAGGGCGTGGACTTTCCGCTCTATTGAAAGACCCGGAAAACGATATACAAACAGCAACCGACAAAAATGCCGACAAGGTAGTTGGTAGTATTGTTGAGTTAGATATTGATTCCATCGAGGTAAACCCCTTTCAGCCACGATCGAACTTTAATGATGATGCCTTGAAAGAATTGGCAACATCTATTAGAGAACTAGGTGTTATTCAACCAATTACGGTCAGAAAGCTGGAATTCAACAAATTTCAATTGGTCTCGGGTGAGCGCCGCTATAGAGCTTCAAAACTAATCGGTCTCGAAACTATACCGGCATACATTCGAATTGCCAATGACCAAGAATCTTTGGAAATGGCTTTGGTCGAAAACATTCAACGCCAAGACCTTGACCCTATCGAAATTGCCCTTTCATACCAACGTTTGATGGATGAGATAGAACTTACCCAAGAGAAATTAAGTGAACGTGTGGGTAAAAAGCGATCGACCATTACCAATTATCTTCGACTATTACGCTTGGATCCAATAATTCAAACAGGAATGCGCGATGGTTTTCTCAGTATGGGCCATGGCCGAGCCTTGGTCAATATCGAAAAGAAATCGGACCAGATTTCCTTGTATGAAAAAATAATTGGTCAAAACCTGTCGGTACGAGATACCGAACGTGAAGTTAAAGCCTATCATGCAGGGCCAGACCAAGCCACAAGTAAAAAATCATCTACTGCGGTTCCTGACTTTGCCAAAAAAAATATCGATAAATTCACCGACCATCTATCAGTTAAAGTAGCTATTTCAGCTTCCGACAAGGGAAAAGGGAAAATTACCATTCCATTTCATTCCCAAGAAGAATTCAAGCGAATTAAAAAATTGATTCTAGGTGATTAAATACCTAATTACATTATTCTTTTTGGGCGTATGGGTATTCGGCGTACAGGCCCAAGAAGAAACTCCTAAAGATAATGAGATCGACTCTCTTCAAACCGATTTGAAGGAAGAGTGTATCGTAGTGGTCGACACCTTAGTTAAACAAAAGAAAGCCATTAATCCGTTAGCACCAAGTAAAGCCGCCTTTTATTCCGCTGTTTTTCCTGGTCTGGGCCAAATCTACAATAAACGCTATTGGAAAGTACCGATTGTCTACGGAGCTATCGGGGCTGCCATATATGGGTACACTTTTAACGACAAACAATACACCAGGGTTCGTACTGCATTTAAAAGAAGACAGGCCGGTTTTCTAGATGATGAATTTTATGACTTGAACGGCGACGGCTCAGGGCCTGATTTGGGGGTAGATGATTTACAGAACGAACAGGAGAGGTATCAAAGAGATCGCGACTTGCTGCTTTTAGTCTCTGTAGCACTTTATGCATTAAATATTGTAGATGCCAATGTCGATGCACATTTGAAACAGTTTAATGTAGATGACGACCTTAGTTTCGATATGCAACCCTATATGGATCTGGACCCTGTAGCGAATAGTCCGCATTATGGAATGTCTATGATTATCAAATTCTGATAGAACAAACCCATAACAATTCAAGCTGAAACGGTTATAAAAGTGGGTAATTCAGCCTTAAACTCATCATCAAGCCTTATTTTTGGCAATATTTATTTAAAATTTAATCAAAACAACTCGTGAACATAGCACTTTTCGGATACGGCAAGATGGGAAAAATGATAGAGCAAATAGCTCTAGACAGAGGTCATAAAATTGTGTCAAAGGTCGATGTAGATACAGAAAACATCGATTTTTCAAGTATGGACGTTGCCATAGACTTTAGCATGCCCAATGCTGCCTTTGACAATATAAGCTCATGCTTTAAAAATAATGTTCCTGTAATTTCAGGTACAACTGGCTGGTTGGATCGTTTCGATGAAGCCAAGAAAATTTGTAAAGAGAATAAAGGTGCTTTCATCTATGCCTCTAATTTTAGTTTGGGAGTGAATATTTTCTTTGAGCTGAACAAGTATCTGGCCAAGATGATGAGCAACTTAGAGCAATATAAAGTGGCGATGGAAGAAATTCATCACACACAAAAACTAGATGCCCCTAGTGGAACCGCGATTACCCTGGCCGAAGGTGTTATTGAAAATAGCAATTACGAAGGCTGGAAATTGGAAAACGCTAGCGAAAACGAAATACACATCGAAGCTAAACGAATAGGTAATACTCCGGGTACCCATACCGTAGACTATGCCAGTAAAGTAGACTCGATAGAAATAAAGCATACTGCCCATAATAGAGAAGGTTTCGCCTTGGGCGCGGTAATTGCAGCAGAATGGATTGTTGGCAAAACCGGGGTTTTCACCATGAAAGATGTGTTAAACCTAGGTTAACCTATCTTCAATATTGACGATAATAAACTTATTTGCATTGAACCAACCTCAATAAAATATATAGAATGAGCGCAACACAGTGGTTACTTTTTATTCTGATCGTTCAGGTAATCCATTTTTTAGGCACTTGGAAACTTTACGTAAAAGCAGGTAGACAGGCTTGGGAAGCAGCGGTACCGATTTATAACGCTATCGTTTTGATGAAAATCATCAATCGGCCAACCTGGTGGACCGTTCTCTTGTTCATACCCATTATCAATCTTTTGATGTTTCCTATTATATGGATAGAGACCATTCGAAGCTTTGGTAGAAATAGCCTAGGGGAAACTTGGTTGGTTATTTTAACTTTGGGTTTTTACATCTATTATGTCAATTATGCTTTAGATGTAAAATATATTGAGAATCGTAGCCTCCACCCCACTACAGCGGCTGGTGAATGGGTAAGTTCAATAGCGTTTGCGGTAATTGCAGCAACCCTGGTACACACCTATTTTATTCAACCCTATGTGATTCCTACACCTTCCCTAGAACGTACCTTAAGGGTCGGTGACTTGCTCTTTGTCAGTAAGTTTCATTACGGGGCAAGAACTCCGATGACGACAGTTGCGGCACCCATGGTTCATGATACTTTGCCATTGGTAAGAACGAAGTCCTACCTAAAAAAACCTCAACTCCCTTACTTTAGATTACCCGGTTTTACCAAGGTAGACCGTAACGACATAGTTGTATTTAGTTGGCCTGCAGATACGGTACGTCAGTTTTATAAGGTCGAAGCCGGTGTGAAAAAACCCATCGACAAAAAATCGAATTATGTCAAACGATGTGTTGGCATACCAGGTGATTCACTTGAAATTATCGACGGCTACGTGTACATTGATGGCAAACAGTTAGAATTACCTGATAGGGCAAAACCGCAATACGATTATACCATCTATTCCAATAAGGGTGTATCCTCAAAGCTGTTGAATGAAATTGGGGTAATGGATTTTCAAAGAAAATATATATCGGGTCAAATCAGTCAAGCCCAATTCGATGCTATCAGAAAGTATCTAATATATACGGAAAGGGTCGAAGGTAACAAAGTGGCCCTATACACCAAAGCAAGCGGAATACCTATCAACATTATCAGAAGTCAGCGTTTGGCATTGACCGAAGAAACTTCACGTGCTCGTATCGGTGCCCTGACGGACGAGATGGTAGCTAGATTGAAAAAAGAAGCTTCTATTGATTCGGTCATACGTCAAGTAGATGAAAAAGGAGTGGCCGGACGCAACAACTTTCCACAAAACCCAATGTACCCGTGGAACTATGACCAAATGGGCGCTATTTATATTCCAGAAGCGGGTGCGACCGTTCCTTTGAATTTAAAATCTTTGCCACTGTATAAAAAAATCATAACCGAATACGAAGGCAATACTGTAAGTGTCTCGGGCAACCAAATCAAAGTCAATGGCGAAGTAGCCGATTCGTATACTTTTAAACAAGATTACTATTGGATGATGGGTGATAACCGTGATCATTCTGAAGATAGTCGTGCTTGGGGCTACGTTCCTGAGAACCACATCGTAGGTACTCCCATATTCATTTGGTTAAGTGTTGATAATTTTAATGAAGGTATTTTCAATTGGAAACCTCGATGGGACCGAATATTTACCACGGTAAATGGAGAAGGCGAACCCGTATCGTACTTTAAATATTTCTTGATTGCCCTGGTCGCCTATTTTGTAGGTAGCTGGTTGTGGAAGAAAAAGAAAGCCAAAGAATAACGGTCTTTTGCCCTTTCAATTTTAATCGATGTAGTTAGGATGATTGCTTTTGAAGAAGCTTATAAACTGGTAATGAAACATTCGCTCGAACTGGGCGATGAAAAAGTTACGCTACTAAAAAGCACCGGAAGAATTTTAGCTGAGGATATTAAGGCAGATAGAGACTTCCCTCCTTTCGATCGTTCAACAAAAGACGGAATAGCCATTCACTTTTCTGCGATAGAAAACGGACTTAAATCTTTTAAAATTGAAGGTGTTCTTGGTGCCGGAATGCCAAAAGGAACACTCTCCTCCCCAAGTAACTGCTTAGAAATTATGACCGGTGCCGTTTTGCCGGCCAATGCAGATACCATCATCATGTACGAGCAGGTGGAGCTAAAGAACGGCAGGGCAAAACTTCTAAAAGAACCGATTAAGGGACAAAACATTCATGGCCAAGGAAGCGATATTCAGGCAAAAGAAATCCTTTTAAAAAAAGGAACCGTGATTACCACCGCTGTTATCGGTGTTTTGGCCTCAGTAGGAAAAACTAAGGTTTTGGTCAAAAAACTACCCAAAGTCTGTGTGATTTCCACCGGAAACGAACTTGTGGAGATTTCCGAAACACCCCTGCCCCATCAAATCAGGAAATCTAACGTACTTTCACTCTCCGCCGAACTTGAAAAAAAAAGCATTGAACACCATCTTCTGCACTTGCCCGATGAGAAGAAATTAATTGCGAAAGAACTTGAAAAAGCTCTCGAGACCCATGACGTGCTAATGCTAAGTGGAGGTGTATCTAAAGGTAGGTTCGATTACATACCAGATGTTTTAGATGGCTTAGGAATCAAAAAAATATTTCACCGAGTAGCTCAAAGGCCTGGAAAACCTTTTTGGTTCGGTATTCAAGAAGAACTGAATAAAGTGGTGTTTTCTTTTCCAGGAAATCCGGTATCGACCTTTGTCAATTACCACGTTTATTTTATGCCTTGGCTAGACCTGCTTTTAGGTTTAAGAACTAATACGAAAACCGTAATTCTTGATGAGCCTGTTCAACCCCATGTGTCGCTCACTTTATTCTTACAAGTTGCAACCTATTGGAAAAAAGGGCAACTACGAGCAAAATTAGTTCAAGGTAATGGTTCAGGTGATTTGGTAAGTCTTGCTCGTGCAGATGGCTTTGTTCAAATAGCCGCTACTGAAGAACGTATTAAAAAAGGTTCTGTATTGTCTTTTATAGGCACATTGTAAAAATTACTTCAAAGTAGTTCAAATATTAGTTCAGAAATGAATTTACAAATGCATATTTAATTATGTGTTGAGCATTTTCCCATCTCATCTTATTGTAAAAATATTGGACACCTAAAGTAAAATTTCTTTACAATAATCCTATCGGTTATTAAACAAAGAAGCATTAAAATACTAATAATCAGTATTTTAATATAAATGGCACAAGAATGGATTAAAATGCTTTAGGGTTTTAACCACAAATTAAAAAATCATGCTTAAAAACTATTTGAAAATTGCATGGAGAACAATCTTAAAAAATAAATTAAGTTCTGTTATAAACATTTTAGGTCTATCGGTTGGAATAGGAGCTTGCATGACCATACTCGTTTTTGTTAGATATGAATCTACTTTCGATGAATATCATTCCAAGTCACAACAGGTTTATAGAATCGTACAGCATAACAGACTCCCAAATCAAACATTATATTGGAACACAACTGCTTATCCTTTGGCAGAAGCTCTTAGAACTGATTTTTCCGAATTCGATTTTGTAACGCAGACCGTTGGACCTGTAAGTCAAGAGTTGAGTATTGTTCATCATGAGACAGTAAATAGGTTCGAAGAGCCTCAAGTCTTATTTGTAGATTCGTCTTACCCAAAGACATTTGACATTAAATGGTTATCCGGAAATCCCGATACAGCATTAGATAATATTAATTCCATAGTATTAAGTGAAAAAATCGTAAAGAAATATTTTGGAGTTACGAGTGGAAGCTATGGGACAATTTTAGGTAGAACTATTTTATTACAAGGTAATAATCCGTTGACGGTTACCGGTATCATAGAGAATAGTCCCGGAAACTCTAACCAGCGTTTCAATATGCTTATTCCCTATAAGTTATTTAAGGCAAAGAACCCCGATTTATCTAAAAATTGGTCAGGTAACCATCAAGGTACGACCTTCGTGGTTCTCCCAAATAAAGAACTAAAAAAAACCATTGAATCTAAAATCGCAACTTGGAAAAAAAAGTATCTCAATCCTATAGATGATAGCCGTATTTCATATTTACTACAACCTCTGACCAATATTCATAACGAAACCCTGTATGGTAACAATATCGGCGGATATGTAATGCCATCGAGCACTTTATACATGCTTTCTATAGTCGCAATGTTCATTTTAATAATTGGCATTATAAATTTCGTCAACTTGTTGACCGCACAATCAACATCCCGTTCAAAAGAAGTTGGTATACGAAAAGTGTTCGGTAGCAAACGAATTGATTTATTATTCCAGTTTATCTTTGAGAACAGTTTAGTCATTCTATGTTCTTTGGGTCTTTCTGTTGCTATTCTGAGTTTTTCTCTTGACCGACTTAATGAACATCTATCTATTATCGACCTGAAACTGACGTTTGGGTGGAATCAAATAGGATTAATACTATTAATCGGCATCGCAACAATTTTTTTGGCTGCAATTTACCCAGCTCTTGTTCTCTCAGCATTCAAACCTATTCAAGCACTAAAGAACAGAATTAAATTTTTCGGAAAAAACGGAGTCGGTGTACGCAAATCATTAGTCACTTTACAATTTATAATTGTACAAGTTTTCGTTATCGCTGCCATTATTCTGGCGCTTCAAATGGAGTTTTTCAAAAATCAACCAGTGGGTTTCTCTTCCGAGGCAGTTGTAACGACTCCAGTTCCAGAATTGGATAAACTTGAAGTATATAGAAACTCACTTTTGGCCAGTAATAAAATTTCAAAAGTATCGTTTGGCTCAGGTCCTCCAATGGCCGTCGAAGGTCTTCAACTAGGCACCAGTTTTCGTCTACCTCAACAATCTACAGAAGAAGCCTTGGATGCAGAAATAAAGATAGGAGACACAAACTATTTAGACTTTTATAACCTTGAACTTTTGGCTGGAAGAAATTTCACAATTAATAAAGAGGCTTTTGACGAGTTTATTGTCAATGAGACCCTTTTAAGAAACTATGGTTGGAATCCGCAGGAAGCCATAGGTAAAAAGATTCAGATAAATGAAGGCCAAGCCACGATTGTTGGCGTCGTCAAAGATTATCATAATAACTCACTCCAAAATAAAATATCGCCTTGCATCATTATGAATTGGACCTATTTTCAAAATCAGGCTTTTGTAAAGATTGATAACTCAGAATCGCTTGAATATGTAAAAGACCAATGGGAGAATACATTTACATCTTCTCTTTTTAACTACAGTTTTCTAGATGACTCCATCAAAAAGGAGTATATCATAGAGCGATTAATTTTCAACGGTTTTACCGTTCTTTCATTTCTTGCCATTTGCATTGGGTGCTTGGGGCTTTTCGGATTGATGTCCTTTATCATTTCAAGTAAGAAAAAAGAGATAGGCATCAGAAAAGTTTTGGGGGCAAGTATTGTACAAGTTGTAACATTTTTCACAAAAGAGTTTGTCGGTTTAGTTGTGTTAGCTTTCGTTATCGCCTCGCCGGTTGTCTATTATTTTGGCAATTTATGGTTAGAAAGCTTTACCCATCATATCAAATTATCAATTTGGATATTTTTGGGCGGTGGTTTTCTAACTGTCATTATCGCAATTACAACCTGTAGTTTCAATTCGTTGAATGCAGCTCGCGCCAATCCAATCAATTCACTTCGTGAAGAATAGAAATAATTTCAGCTTTACATTGTGAATACACAATTTGCCAAGTTTTTTATAAAACTATCATCGTATTACGATGGTGATATTCTTTAGCTGAATTTTCACTTACTCTTATCGTATTTGTTGGAATAGCGCTGCCATAGTTCTGTTTGATGGGTTTGTAATGAAATTTCCCTTCCATCGATAAAAGCATGAAGTAATTGATTGCCCTGCATATCGAGAGCGTCTCCTTCGGCGATAAACAAAGTTGCACTTTTACCGTTCTCCAAAGTTCCGTATGCATCGGCTATGCCAAGTATTTGAGCTGTATTGCCCGTAATAAGTTGCAAAGCTTTTTCTTTATCAAGGCCTTGAGCAACCGTTTGACCCGCAAAAAATGGCAAGTTTCTGGTTTGAAAATTAGAGGTTTCGGAGTTCTGCAAACCAACGAGCAGTCCTGCATCCATAAGTATTTTAGGTAATTTATAGGGCAAATCGTAATCTTCATCATCGGTATAGGGCAGTTTATGGGTGTGCCTCACCAATACGGGCACATCTTTTTTCTTCAGAAATTCGGCAACCTGACCCGCTCGATATCCTCCAACTAAAACTACATATTTCGCTCCAAGTTGTTGGGTGATTCTAACCCCATCCAATATTTCCTTCTCTCCGTTGGCGTAGAGATACAACTTTTGCTCTCCATTGAAAACGCCCTGCATTGCAGTAAATTGAGGATTCAATTCCTTAGCTTCCTCTTTGCCATAAGCTTCTGCATTCTTCAAAAAACTTCTTATTTCTTGAAGCTGTTCACCGTACTTCTTGTTCGGTTTACCCCCCTGAAAACTGTTGGGCCAATGCAAGTGAATTCCGTCATCGGTCTTAACTGCAGCGTCTTCCCAATTCCAAGCGTCGAATTGAACAATGGATGATGTTCCGGAAATTCGCCCACCCTGCGGAGTTATCTGACCTAATAAAACCCCATTGGGTCGCATGCTTTCCACCACCTTAGACTCCGCATTATAGGCTATTAAACTGCGGATATGCGGAATCATTTCCCCGATTTCATCTTGGTCTTTAGATGCCCGTACGGCATCTATTTCAATAAGCCCCAAAGAAGTACTCGGGGCTATAAACCCAGGATAGACATGCTTGCCCTGCCCCTTTATTTTCTTACCTCTTCGAGCGATTTTGGTCATTGCACTACCCACAAACGTCAATTTGCCCTGTTCGAACATAATCAACGAGTTTTCTATGACCTCACCGTTACCTAAGTGTGCCGTAGCGCCTTCGATAGTAATGGCTTCCGACTGTGCAGGCGCAGGGGGTTGCTGGGCGTTAACAGTAAGGGTTAAAAATAAGGTCGTTATAGACAGTTTTATTTTCATAATCGATTCACTAAATATTCTATTTTACTATTCTATTTACCGCTGTAGAACTTAATTCAATTCTGCACCGGTATCACAGTGCATCAGCTCTTTTTTATTCTGCTTGGGCTCTTGGGTCTTTTCACCTTGGTCTTTGTTCAAGAGCATTTGATTAATGAGCCAGTTTCTTTCTCTCTTTAGAGATTTTCGTAGCTGTGCATCTTTCTTAATGTCAAAGTATATGGCACCGTCGATCATTGTCTTTTCGGCCTTGGCATATATCGATAACGGATTATCGCTCCAGAGCACCAAATCGGCATCTTTACCTTCTCTAATACTTCCGGTTCTTTCATCTAGGTGCAACAATTTAGCCGGGTTAATCGTCACCATTTTCCATGCTTCCAACTCCGTCATCCCTCCATATTTGACCGTTTTGGCAGCTTCTTGGTTGAGTCTACGAATCATTTCGGCATCATCGCTATTAATTGCTACCGTAACGCCTTGGTCATGCATTATTGCCGCATTGTAAGGTATAGCATCGTTCACTTCAAATTTATAGGCCCACCAATCACTGAAAGTTCCACCCCCTACTCCATGCTTTTTCATTATATCGGCAACTTTATAGCCTTCTAAGATATGTGTAAAGGTATTGACTCGAAATCCGAACTTTTCGGCTACCTTCATCATCATATTTATTTCGCTCTGAACATAGCTGTGGCAACTGATAAATCGCTCACCGTTCAATATTTCTACCAGAGTTTCCATTTCTTCATCATAGCGGTAGGGTTCACCACTATTCTTCTTCAACTCATATTCTTTAGCCCTTTGAAAATAATTCGAGAACACCTGTTCTACCCCCATTCGAGTCTGCGGAAAACGACTATAGCTACCCCAATTGCTTTGTTTTACATTTTCACCCAACGCGAACTTGATGAATTTAGGAGAATCGTTATAAATCATTTTTTCAGGACTTTCACCCCATTTCAATTTCATTATTGCTGATTGCCCACCTATCGGATTGGCAGAACCGTGCAATAATTGCAAGGTAGTCACCCCACCGGCCAAGGCGTGATAAATGCCTTTATCTTCATAATCAACGACATCGGTCATTCTGACCTCAGCGGAAGAATTTTGGCCCGCTTCATTTATGGCCAAGGCAGCAATATGACTGTGTTCATCGATTATACCTGCGGTAAGATGCTTTCCTGTGGCATCGACGACTTCTGCCCCACTCGCTCTTAAATCACTGCCTATTTTGGAAATCTTGCCGTTTTTCACCAATACATCGGTATTTTTTAGAATACCTGCATCTTCACTTGTCCAGACTGTGGCGTTTTTGAACAATGTAGTTTTAGCTTGAGGTATGGACTCATACCCATACCCTATATTGGGATACGTAACCGCAACCATTTCAGGAGGGGCAGTACCTTTCTCTTCGTTCTTGTCTTTTTTCTCTGTTTTCGCTCTTACCGCTTTAAATGTGGACTCACTTCCATCGGAAAGAACAACTATACCTTCAATATTATCAGAATCATCACCTACCAAGCCGTTCATTCGGTAAGTGCTATCATTTTTCTCATCAGCAAGCGAAAGCACCAACCAGTTATTTTTATAAGTCAATTTAGATTTTAACTTAACAGTATCTCTTTTTACTTCTGCTTTTAGTTTTGTAAGCTCACCATTTATCGACAACTTGAATTTCTTATCATTGATGGTCAAATCATAATCTCCTCGAATATCTTTTAAAGACATATCATGAACGACATGTTTTTTCCCTTGAACCCAATTTTCGTAAAGAACAGTCTCCTTATCGAAAATATCTCCGGAGGTAATCAAAAAATTGGCATACCGGCCCACCTGTAACGAGCCTACCTCTTCAGATTTACCTAGAATAGCAGCGGGAACCGACGTAAGTGCTTCTAAAGCCTTTGTTTTTGACAGTCCGTATTGAATTGACTTTCTCAGTTTACCATTAAACTCATCTGTTTTCTTCAAGTCATGCAGCGTGAACGCAAAAGATATTCCGTTCTCGGCTAACACTTTAGGGTTAGATGGGGCTTGGTTCCAGTCTCGCATATCTGCCAATGATATGTGAGCGGCAGCATATGGGTCGGAAACGTCAAAAGCATCAGGAAAATTAAGCGGCAATATTAATTTCGCATTGGTCGCTTTGATATCGGCCACTCGTTCATACTCGTCACCACCACCCAAAATAGCATACTGAATTCCGAATTTATCACCTATACCATCGGCCCGTAACACATTGCCCTTATCTTCAGCTGCAAATATTTGAACCTTGCCTTTATTATGGTTCAATGCTTCTAACGACCGGTCTTTTGTGTCGACATTGCCTTTACCATACCAATCGGCATCGTAATACATTTGTCTTAAAAGTGCCATGGCCCCCATTAACGATGTGGGGTAGGCCTGTCTTTTTTCAATGCTCTTTTTAAACGAAAAATATTGGGCCGAGCGATCATCAAGTATACGAACCGCATCATTATCGTTCTCGTTCAAAGCCACTAAAACCCCAGTGCCGCGGGCAATTCCGTCTTGCCTATGCGAGTTTACCAAGCCGAAGCCCAGCTTACGCAACTTTTTTGCAGCTTCTTTATCATAGTCATATTTGATAATAGCATCGTTTTCCGGCGTTACGTGGTCGTTCCAGTAATAACCCTCTCGAGAAGATTTATACTCTGCCGAGCGGCCTTTCGCTTCTGCTTTCTTTGGTTTTTCGATTCCGAAATCTGAAAACACATCGATAAACGAAGGGTATATCGATTTGTTTTTTACATCGACTACAATTGTGTTTTTGGGCAGCGTTACCGATTTACCCACCTGAACAACTTTTCCCTCGCGCAGCAAGAGCGTACCGCCATTAATTACCTGAGTGGGGGTAACATAAATTTTAGCGCTCGTAAATGCTGTATAATTTTGATTTTTCGCTTTTACCTGGTCGTTTACAGGAAAATACTCTTGGGCAGATAAGGCAGAGCAGCCCATAATAAAAAGCAGTAAAAATGAGAACGATTTATTCATATTTAGATGGCTTGAATAGAAGCCACTAAATTTAGACAAAGGATATCGGAAAAAGAAATGTAATCAAACCGACACTCTATTTTTGAAAGGATGCTAATTGAAAAAATGGTTTGAAACCGATTTGTTAATTAACGAAGAAGCA
This window harbors:
- a CDS encoding chromosome partitioning protein, encoding MGKIIAIANQKGGVGKTTTTVNLAASLGVLEKKVLLIDADPQANATSGLGIEVENVELGTYQLLELTTDAKETIVETDSPNVDLIPAHIDLVAIEIELVDKDEREYMMKKAISDLRDTYDYILIDCAPSLGLLTLNALTAADSVIIPIQCEYFALEGLGKLLNTIKSVQKVHNPNLDIEGMLLTMYDSRLRLSNQVVEEVRKHFADMVFDTIIQRNVRLSEAPSYGESIIKYDASSKGATNYLNLANEVVKKNKEIA
- a CDS encoding molybdopterin molybdochelatase, which encodes MIAFEEAYKLVMKHSLELGDEKVTLLKSTGRILAEDIKADRDFPPFDRSTKDGIAIHFSAIENGLKSFKIEGVLGAGMPKGTLSSPSNCLEIMTGAVLPANADTIIMYEQVELKNGRAKLLKEPIKGQNIHGQGSDIQAKEILLKKGTVITTAVIGVLASVGKTKVLVKKLPKVCVISTGNELVEISETPLPHQIRKSNVLSLSAELEKKSIEHHLLHLPDEKKLIAKELEKALETHDVLMLSGGVSKGRFDYIPDVLDGLGIKKIFHRVAQRPGKPFWFGIQEELNKVVFSFPGNPVSTFVNYHVYFMPWLDLLLGLRTNTKTVILDEPVQPHVSLTLFLQVATYWKKGQLRAKLVQGNGSGDLVSLARADGFVQIAATEERIKKGSVLSFIGTL
- a CDS encoding dihydrodipicolinate reductase; protein product: MNIALFGYGKMGKMIEQIALDRGHKIVSKVDVDTENIDFSSMDVAIDFSMPNAAFDNISSCFKNNVPVISGTTGWLDRFDEAKKICKENKGAFIYASNFSLGVNIFFELNKYLAKMMSNLEQYKVAMEEIHHTQKLDAPSGTAITLAEGVIENSNYEGWKLENASENEIHIEAKRIGNTPGTHTVDYASKVDSIEIKHTAHNREGFALGAVIAAEWIVGKTGVFTMKDVLNLG
- a CDS encoding ParB family chromosome partitioning protein, producing MAKATKKQALGRGLSALLKDPENDIQTATDKNADKVVGSIVELDIDSIEVNPFQPRSNFNDDALKELATSIRELGVIQPITVRKLEFNKFQLVSGERRYRASKLIGLETIPAYIRIANDQESLEMALVENIQRQDLDPIEIALSYQRLMDEIELTQEKLSERVGKKRSTITNYLRLLRLDPIIQTGMRDGFLSMGHGRALVNIEKKSDQISLYEKIIGQNLSVRDTEREVKAYHAGPDQATSKKSSTAVPDFAKKNIDKFTDHLSVKVAISASDKGKGKITIPFHSQEEFKRIKKLILGD
- a CDS encoding signal peptidase I, with amino-acid sequence MSATQWLLFILIVQVIHFLGTWKLYVKAGRQAWEAAVPIYNAIVLMKIINRPTWWTVLLFIPIINLLMFPIIWIETIRSFGRNSLGETWLVILTLGFYIYYVNYALDVKYIENRSLHPTTAAGEWVSSIAFAVIAATLVHTYFIQPYVIPTPSLERTLRVGDLLFVSKFHYGARTPMTTVAAPMVHDTLPLVRTKSYLKKPQLPYFRLPGFTKVDRNDIVVFSWPADTVRQFYKVEAGVKKPIDKKSNYVKRCVGIPGDSLEIIDGYVYIDGKQLELPDRAKPQYDYTIYSNKGVSSKLLNEIGVMDFQRKYISGQISQAQFDAIRKYLIYTERVEGNKVALYTKASGIPINIIRSQRLALTEETSRARIGALTDEMVARLKKEASIDSVIRQVDEKGVAGRNNFPQNPMYPWNYDQMGAIYIPEAGATVPLNLKSLPLYKKIITEYEGNTVSVSGNQIKVNGEVADSYTFKQDYYWMMGDNRDHSEDSRAWGYVPENHIVGTPIFIWLSVDNFNEGIFNWKPRWDRIFTTVNGEGEPVSYFKYFLIALVAYFVGSWLWKKKKAKE